The following are encoded together in the Marmota flaviventris isolate mMarFla1 chromosome 18, mMarFla1.hap1, whole genome shotgun sequence genome:
- the Nfat5 gene encoding nuclear factor of activated T-cells 5 isoform X4 codes for MSQTSGGEAGSPPPAVVAADASSAPSSSSMGGACSSFTTSSSPTIYSTSVTDSKAMQVESCSSAVGVSNRGVSEKQLTSNTVQQHPSTPKRHTVLYISPPPEDLLDNSRMSCQDEGCGLESEQSCSMWMEDSPSNFSNMSTSSYNDNTEVPRKSRKRNPKQRPGVKRRDCEESNMDIFDADSAKAPHYVLSQLTTDNKGNSKAGNGTLDNQKGTGVKKSPMLCGQYPVKSEGKELKIVVQPETQHRARYLTEGSRGSVKDRTQQGFPTVKLEGHNEPVVLQVFVGNDSGRVKPHGFYQACRVTGRNTTPCKEVDIEGTTVIEVGLDPSNNMTLAVDCVGILKLRNADVEARIGIAGSKKKSTRARLVFRVNITRKDGSTLTLQTPSSPILCTQPAGVPEILKKSLHSCSVKGEEEVFLIGKNFLKGTKVIFQENVSDENSWKSEAEIDMELFHQNHLIVKVPPYHDQHITLPVSVGIYVVTNAGRSHDVQPFTYTPDPAAGALNVNVKKEISSPARPCSFEEAMKAMKTTGCNLDKVNILPNALITPLISSSMIKSEDVTPMEVTAEKRSSPIFKTTKTVGSTQQTLENISNIAGNGSFSSPSSSHLPSENEKQQLQPKAYNPESLTTIQTQDISQPGTFPAVSATSQLPSSDALLQQATQFQTRETQSREVLQSDGTVVNLSQLTEGSQQQQQSPLQEQAQTLQQQISSNIFPSPNSVSQLQNTIQQLQAGSFTGSTTSGSSGSVDLVQQVLEAQQQLSSVLFSAPDGNENVQEQLSADIFQQVSQIQNSVSPGMFSSTESAVHSRPDNLIPGRAESVHPQTENTLSNQQQQQQQQQVMESSAAMVMEMQQSICQAAAQIQSELFPSTASANGNLQQSPVYQQPSHMMSALPTNEDMQMQCELFSSPPAVSGNETSTTTTQQVATPGTTMFQTSSSGDGEETGAQTKQIQNSVFQTMVQMQHSGDNQPQVNLFSSTKSMMSVQNSSTQQQGNGLFQQGNEMMSLQSGNFLQQSSHSQAQLFHPQNPIADAQNLSQETQGSIFHSPNPIVHSQTSTTSSEQMQSPMFHSQSTIAVLQGSSVAQDQQSPNIFLSQSSMNNLQSNTVSQEEQISFFAAQNSISPLQSTSNTEQQAAFQQQASISHIQTPMLSQEQAQPSQQGLFQPQVSLGSLPPNPMPQNQQGAIFQSQHSIVAMQNNSSSQEQQQQQQQQQQQQQQQQQQSILFSNQNTMATIASQKQPPPNMIFSPNQNPMASQEQQSQSIFHQQSNMAPMNQEQQPMQFQNQPTVSSLQNPGPNQSESSQTSLFHSSPQIQLVQGSPSSQEQQVTLFLSPASMSALQTSINQQEMQQSPLYSPQNNMPGIQGATSSPQSQATLFHNTAGGTMNQLQNSPGSSQQTSGMFLFGIQNNCSQLLTSGPATLPDQLMAISQPGQPQNEGQSPVTTLLSQQMPESSPLASSMNTNQNIEKIDLLVSLQNQGNNLTGSF; via the exons ATGCTTCTTcagctccctcctcttcctccatggGCGGTGCTTGCAGCTCCTTTACCACCTCTTCCAGCCCTACCATTTATTCTACCTCAGTCACCGACAGCAAGGCTATGCAAGTGGAGAGCTGCTCCTCAGCCGTGGGGGTAAGTAACAGAGGGGTAAGTGAAAAGCAGTTAACCAGTAACACAGTTCAGCAGCATCCATCAACCCCGAAGAGGCACACAGTTTTGTACATCTCACCACCACCCGAGGACTTGCTGGATAACAGTCGGATGTCCTGCCAGGATGAGGGGTGTGGATTGGAATCTGAGCAGAGCTGCAGTATGTGGATGGAGGATTCCCCCTCCAACTTCAGTAACATGAGCACCAGTTCCTACAATGATAACACTGAGGTACCTCGTAAATCACGAAAACGAAATCCAAAGCAGAGGCCGGGGGTCAAACGACGAGATTGTGAAGAATCTAATATGGATATATTTGATGCCGACAGTGCCAAAGCACCTCACTATGTGCTTTCTCAGCTTACCACGGACAACAAAGGCAACTCAAAAGCTGGAAATGG AACATTGGACAACCAAAAAGGAACTGGAGTAAAGAAGAGCCCTATGTTGTGTGGACAGTATCCAGTTAAAAGTGAGGGAAAGGAGCTGAAGATAGTTGTGCAGCCTGAGACCCAGCACCGAGCTCGGTACCTGACTGAGGGAAGTCGTGGCTCAGTAAAAGATAGAACACAGCAAGGCTTTCCTACAGTAaag CTGGAAGGCCATAATGAACCAGTAGTGTTGCAGGTGTTTGTGGGCAATGACTCTGGCCGAGTGAAACCACATGGATTTTATCAGGCCTGCAGAGTAACTGGACGAAATACAACTCCCTGCAAAGAAGTGGACATTGAAGGCACCACTGTTATAGAAGTTGGCCTTGATCCTAGCAACAACATGACACTTGC tGTGGACTGTGTAGGAATTTTGAAGTTGAGGAATGCTGATGTTGAAGCCAGAATAGGAATTGCTGGTTCCAAGAAAAAAAGCACTCGTGCCAGATTGGTTTTTCGAGTTAATATCACAAGGAAAGATGGCTCTACTTTGACATTGCAAACACCCTCTTCTCCGATTTTGTGTA CTCAACCAGCAGGAGTGccagagatcttaaaaaaaagcttacatagctgttcagtgaaaggagaggaagaagtgTTTTTAATTGGCAAGAACTTTCTGAAAGGAACTAAAgttattttccaagaaaatgtTTCTG ATGAAAACTCTTGGAAATCAGAAGCTGAAATCGACATGGAATTGTTTCATCAG aaCCATCTTATTGTGAAGGTTCCCCCATATCATGACCAACATATAACTTTGCCTGTATCGGTGGGGATATATGTAGTGACCAATGCTGGAAGATCCCATGATGTTCAGCCATTCACCTACACTCCAGATCCAG cAGCTGGTGCTTTGAATgtaaatgtgaagaaagaaatatCTAGTCCAGCAAGACCTTGCTCTTTTGAAGAGGCCATGAAAG CAATGAAAACTACTGGATGTAATTTAGATAAGGTAAATATTCTACCCAATGCCCTCATCACTCCACTCATTTCGAGCAGTATGATTAAGAGTGAAGATGTTACTCCAATGGAAGTAACAGCAGAAAAAAGATCTTCCCCTATTTTTAAG actaCGAAGACAGTTGGATCAACTCAGCAAACTTTAGAAAACATCTCTAATATAGCAGGAAATGGGTCCTTTTCATCACCATCATCTTCTCACTTACCCTCTGAAAATGAAAAGCAGCAGCTTCAACCCAAGGCATACAACCCAGAGAGCCTGACAACTATCCAAACACAGGACATCTCACAGCCTGGGACCTTTCCAGCAGTTTCTGCAACTAGTCAGTTGCCCAGCAGTGATGCACTACTACAGCAGGCTACGCAATTTCAAACAAGAGAAACTCAGTCTAGAGAAGTATTACAGTCAGATGGTACAGTAGTTAATTTGTCACAACTCACTGAGGGGTCACAGCAACAGCAGCAGTCACCACTGCAAGAACAAGCACAGACTTTACAGCAGCagatttcatcaaatatttttccatCACCAAATAGTGTGAGTCAGCtacagaatactattcagcagtTGCAAGCAGGAAGTTTTACAGGAAGTACTACTAGTGGCAGCAGTGGAAGTGTTGACTTGGTCCAACAAGTTTTAGAGGCACAACAACAGttatcttcagttttattttcagcTCCAGATGGTAATGAGAATGTTCAAGAACAACTTAGTGCAGACATTTTTCAACAAGTCAGTCAAATTCAAAATAGTGTAAGCCCTGGCATGTTTTCCTCAACTGAGTCCGCAGTCCACAGCAGACCAGATAATTTAATACCTGGAAGAGCTGAAAGTGTtcatccacagactgaaaacACATTGTCAAatcaacaacagcaacagcagcaacaacaagtGATGGAATCATCAGCTGCAATGGTTATGGAGATGCAGCAGAGCATTTGCCAGGCAGCTGCCCAAATTCAGTCAGAGTTATTCCCTTCAACAGCTTCAGCAAATGGAAACCTTCAACAGTCACCAGTTTACCAGCAGCCTTCTCATATGATGAGTGCACTACCTACCAATGAGGACATGCAAATGCAATGTGAATTGTTTTCTTCTCCTCCTGCAGTTTCTGGAAATGAAACATCTACAACCACCACACAGCAGGTTGCAACCCCTGGCACTACCATGTTTCAGACATCAAGTTCAGGAGATGGTGAAGAAACTGGAGCACAAACAAAACAGATTCAGAACAGTGTCTTTCAGACCATGGTCCAAATGCAACATAGCGGGGACAATCAACCTCAAGTTAACCTTTTTTCATCAACAAAAAGTATGATGAGTGTTCAGAATAGTAGTACCCAGCAACAAGGTAATGGTTTATTCCAGCAAGGGAATGAGATGATGTCACTTCAGTCTGGGAATTTTCTGCAGCAGTCTTCTCATTCACAGGCTCAACTTTTTCATCCTCAGAATCCTATTGCTGATGCTCAAAACCTTTCCCAGGAAACTCAAGGTTCTATTTTTCATAGTCCAAATCCTATTGTCCACAGTCAAACTTCTACAACTTCCTCTGAACAAATGCAGTCTCCAATGTTTCACTCTCAGAGTACCATCGCTGTGTTACAGGGTTCTTCAGTTGCACAAGACCAGCAGTCACCCAACATATTTCTTTCCCAAAGTTCTATGAATAATCTTCAGTCTAACACAGTATCCCAAGAAGAGCAGATTTCATTTTTTGCAGCACAGAACTCAATTTCTCCACTTCAGTCAACGTCAAACACTGAACAGCAAGCTGCTTTCCAACAGCAGGCTTCAATATCACATATCCAGACCCCTATGCTATCCCAAGAACAGGCACAACCTTCCCAGCAAGGTTTATTTCAGCCTCAGGTGTCCTTGGGCTCCCTTCCACCTAATCCAATGCCTCAAAATCAACAAGGAGCAATTTTCCAGTCACAACACTCAATAGTTGCCATGCAGAATAACTCTTCatcccaggagcagcagcagcaacagcagcagcagcagcagcaacagcagcagcaacagcagcagagCATTTTATTCAGTAATCAGAATACTATGGCTACGATAGCATCTCAAAAGCAACCACCACCAAACATGATATTCAGCCCAAATCAAAATCCAATGGCTAGTCAAGAGCAACAGAGCCAGTCAATTTTTCACCAACAAAGTAATATGGCCCCAATGAATCAAGAACAGCAACCCATGCAATTTCAGAATCAGCCCACAGTTTCCTCACTTCAGAACCCAGGTCCTAATCAATCTGAGTCATCACAGACTTCCTTATTCCATAGCTCTCCTCAGATTCAGTTGGTACAAGGGTCACCTAGTTCTCAAGAGCAGCAAGTAACACTCTTCCTCTCTCCAGCATCCATGTCTGCTCTGCAGACCAGTATAAACCAACAAGAAATGCAGCAGTCTCCTCTTTATTCCCCTCAGAACAACATGCCTGGAATCCAAGGAGCCACATCTTCACCTCAGTCACAAGCTACTTTATTTCACAATACTGCAGGAGGTACAATGAACCAACTACAAAATTCTCCTGGCTCATCTCAGCAGACTTCAGGAATGTTCCTGTTTGGCATTCAGAATA ACTGTAGTCAGCTTTTAACCTCTGGACCAGCTACATTGCCAGATCAGTTGATGGCCATAAGTCAGCCAGGCCAACCACAAAACGAGGGACAGTCACCTGTGACAACACTTCTTTCTCAGCAAATGCCAGAGAGTTCTCCGCTGGCATCTTCTATGAACACCAACCAGAACATCGAAAAGATTGATTTGCTTGTTTCATTACAAAACCAAGGGAACAACTTGACTGGCTCCTTTTAA
- the Nfat5 gene encoding nuclear factor of activated T-cells 5 isoform X2 — protein MPSDFISLLSADLDLESPKSLYSRDSLKLHSSQNFHRVGLLEESVYDLLPKELQLPPSSETSVASMSQTSGGEAGSPPPAVVAADASSAPSSSSMGGACSSFTTSSSPTIYSTSVTDSKAMQVESCSSAVGVSNRGVSEKQLTSNTVQQHPSTPKRHTVLYISPPPEDLLDNSRMSCQDEGCGLESEQSCSMWMEDSPSNFSNMSTSSYNDNTEVPRKSRKRNPKQRPGVKRRDCEESNMDIFDADSAKAPHYVLSQLTTDNKGNSKAGNGTLDNQKGTGVKKSPMLCGQYPVKSEGKELKIVVQPETQHRARYLTEGSRGSVKDRTQQGFPTVKLEGHNEPVVLQVFVGNDSGRVKPHGFYQACRVTGRNTTPCKEVDIEGTTVIEVGLDPSNNMTLAVDCVGILKLRNADVEARIGIAGSKKKSTRARLVFRVNITRKDGSTLTLQTPSSPILCTQPAGVPEILKKSLHSCSVKGEEEVFLIGKNFLKGTKVIFQENVSDENSWKSEAEIDMELFHQNHLIVKVPPYHDQHITLPVSVGIYVVTNAGRSHDVQPFTYTPDPAGALNVNVKKEISSPARPCSFEEAMKAMKTTGCNLDKVNILPNALITPLISSSMIKSEDVTPMEVTAEKRSSPIFKTTKTVGSTQQTLENISNIAGNGSFSSPSSSHLPSENEKQQLQPKAYNPESLTTIQTQDISQPGTFPAVSATSQLPSSDALLQQATQFQTRETQSREVLQSDGTVVNLSQLTEGSQQQQQSPLQEQAQTLQQQISSNIFPSPNSVSQLQNTIQQLQAGSFTGSTTSGSSGSVDLVQQVLEAQQQLSSVLFSAPDGNENVQEQLSADIFQQVSQIQNSVSPGMFSSTESAVHSRPDNLIPGRAESVHPQTENTLSNQQQQQQQQQVMESSAAMVMEMQQSICQAAAQIQSELFPSTASANGNLQQSPVYQQPSHMMSALPTNEDMQMQCELFSSPPAVSGNETSTTTTQQVATPGTTMFQTSSSGDGEETGAQTKQIQNSVFQTMVQMQHSGDNQPQVNLFSSTKSMMSVQNSSTQQQGNGLFQQGNEMMSLQSGNFLQQSSHSQAQLFHPQNPIADAQNLSQETQGSIFHSPNPIVHSQTSTTSSEQMQSPMFHSQSTIAVLQGSSVAQDQQSPNIFLSQSSMNNLQSNTVSQEEQISFFAAQNSISPLQSTSNTEQQAAFQQQASISHIQTPMLSQEQAQPSQQGLFQPQVSLGSLPPNPMPQNQQGAIFQSQHSIVAMQNNSSSQEQQQQQQQQQQQQQQQQQQSILFSNQNTMATIASQKQPPPNMIFSPNQNPMASQEQQSQSIFHQQSNMAPMNQEQQPMQFQNQPTVSSLQNPGPNQSESSQTSLFHSSPQIQLVQGSPSSQEQQVTLFLSPASMSALQTSINQQEMQQSPLYSPQNNMPGIQGATSSPQSQATLFHNTAGGTMNQLQNSPGSSQQTSGMFLFGIQNNCSQLLTSGPATLPDQLMAISQPGQPQNEGQSPVTTLLSQQMPESSPLASSMNTNQNIEKIDLLVSLQNQGNNLTGSF, from the exons ATGCTTCTTcagctccctcctcttcctccatggGCGGTGCTTGCAGCTCCTTTACCACCTCTTCCAGCCCTACCATTTATTCTACCTCAGTCACCGACAGCAAGGCTATGCAAGTGGAGAGCTGCTCCTCAGCCGTGGGGGTAAGTAACAGAGGGGTAAGTGAAAAGCAGTTAACCAGTAACACAGTTCAGCAGCATCCATCAACCCCGAAGAGGCACACAGTTTTGTACATCTCACCACCACCCGAGGACTTGCTGGATAACAGTCGGATGTCCTGCCAGGATGAGGGGTGTGGATTGGAATCTGAGCAGAGCTGCAGTATGTGGATGGAGGATTCCCCCTCCAACTTCAGTAACATGAGCACCAGTTCCTACAATGATAACACTGAGGTACCTCGTAAATCACGAAAACGAAATCCAAAGCAGAGGCCGGGGGTCAAACGACGAGATTGTGAAGAATCTAATATGGATATATTTGATGCCGACAGTGCCAAAGCACCTCACTATGTGCTTTCTCAGCTTACCACGGACAACAAAGGCAACTCAAAAGCTGGAAATGG AACATTGGACAACCAAAAAGGAACTGGAGTAAAGAAGAGCCCTATGTTGTGTGGACAGTATCCAGTTAAAAGTGAGGGAAAGGAGCTGAAGATAGTTGTGCAGCCTGAGACCCAGCACCGAGCTCGGTACCTGACTGAGGGAAGTCGTGGCTCAGTAAAAGATAGAACACAGCAAGGCTTTCCTACAGTAaag CTGGAAGGCCATAATGAACCAGTAGTGTTGCAGGTGTTTGTGGGCAATGACTCTGGCCGAGTGAAACCACATGGATTTTATCAGGCCTGCAGAGTAACTGGACGAAATACAACTCCCTGCAAAGAAGTGGACATTGAAGGCACCACTGTTATAGAAGTTGGCCTTGATCCTAGCAACAACATGACACTTGC tGTGGACTGTGTAGGAATTTTGAAGTTGAGGAATGCTGATGTTGAAGCCAGAATAGGAATTGCTGGTTCCAAGAAAAAAAGCACTCGTGCCAGATTGGTTTTTCGAGTTAATATCACAAGGAAAGATGGCTCTACTTTGACATTGCAAACACCCTCTTCTCCGATTTTGTGTA CTCAACCAGCAGGAGTGccagagatcttaaaaaaaagcttacatagctgttcagtgaaaggagaggaagaagtgTTTTTAATTGGCAAGAACTTTCTGAAAGGAACTAAAgttattttccaagaaaatgtTTCTG ATGAAAACTCTTGGAAATCAGAAGCTGAAATCGACATGGAATTGTTTCATCAG aaCCATCTTATTGTGAAGGTTCCCCCATATCATGACCAACATATAACTTTGCCTGTATCGGTGGGGATATATGTAGTGACCAATGCTGGAAGATCCCATGATGTTCAGCCATTCACCTACACTCCAGATCCAG CTGGTGCTTTGAATgtaaatgtgaagaaagaaatatCTAGTCCAGCAAGACCTTGCTCTTTTGAAGAGGCCATGAAAG CAATGAAAACTACTGGATGTAATTTAGATAAGGTAAATATTCTACCCAATGCCCTCATCACTCCACTCATTTCGAGCAGTATGATTAAGAGTGAAGATGTTACTCCAATGGAAGTAACAGCAGAAAAAAGATCTTCCCCTATTTTTAAG actaCGAAGACAGTTGGATCAACTCAGCAAACTTTAGAAAACATCTCTAATATAGCAGGAAATGGGTCCTTTTCATCACCATCATCTTCTCACTTACCCTCTGAAAATGAAAAGCAGCAGCTTCAACCCAAGGCATACAACCCAGAGAGCCTGACAACTATCCAAACACAGGACATCTCACAGCCTGGGACCTTTCCAGCAGTTTCTGCAACTAGTCAGTTGCCCAGCAGTGATGCACTACTACAGCAGGCTACGCAATTTCAAACAAGAGAAACTCAGTCTAGAGAAGTATTACAGTCAGATGGTACAGTAGTTAATTTGTCACAACTCACTGAGGGGTCACAGCAACAGCAGCAGTCACCACTGCAAGAACAAGCACAGACTTTACAGCAGCagatttcatcaaatatttttccatCACCAAATAGTGTGAGTCAGCtacagaatactattcagcagtTGCAAGCAGGAAGTTTTACAGGAAGTACTACTAGTGGCAGCAGTGGAAGTGTTGACTTGGTCCAACAAGTTTTAGAGGCACAACAACAGttatcttcagttttattttcagcTCCAGATGGTAATGAGAATGTTCAAGAACAACTTAGTGCAGACATTTTTCAACAAGTCAGTCAAATTCAAAATAGTGTAAGCCCTGGCATGTTTTCCTCAACTGAGTCCGCAGTCCACAGCAGACCAGATAATTTAATACCTGGAAGAGCTGAAAGTGTtcatccacagactgaaaacACATTGTCAAatcaacaacagcaacagcagcaacaacaagtGATGGAATCATCAGCTGCAATGGTTATGGAGATGCAGCAGAGCATTTGCCAGGCAGCTGCCCAAATTCAGTCAGAGTTATTCCCTTCAACAGCTTCAGCAAATGGAAACCTTCAACAGTCACCAGTTTACCAGCAGCCTTCTCATATGATGAGTGCACTACCTACCAATGAGGACATGCAAATGCAATGTGAATTGTTTTCTTCTCCTCCTGCAGTTTCTGGAAATGAAACATCTACAACCACCACACAGCAGGTTGCAACCCCTGGCACTACCATGTTTCAGACATCAAGTTCAGGAGATGGTGAAGAAACTGGAGCACAAACAAAACAGATTCAGAACAGTGTCTTTCAGACCATGGTCCAAATGCAACATAGCGGGGACAATCAACCTCAAGTTAACCTTTTTTCATCAACAAAAAGTATGATGAGTGTTCAGAATAGTAGTACCCAGCAACAAGGTAATGGTTTATTCCAGCAAGGGAATGAGATGATGTCACTTCAGTCTGGGAATTTTCTGCAGCAGTCTTCTCATTCACAGGCTCAACTTTTTCATCCTCAGAATCCTATTGCTGATGCTCAAAACCTTTCCCAGGAAACTCAAGGTTCTATTTTTCATAGTCCAAATCCTATTGTCCACAGTCAAACTTCTACAACTTCCTCTGAACAAATGCAGTCTCCAATGTTTCACTCTCAGAGTACCATCGCTGTGTTACAGGGTTCTTCAGTTGCACAAGACCAGCAGTCACCCAACATATTTCTTTCCCAAAGTTCTATGAATAATCTTCAGTCTAACACAGTATCCCAAGAAGAGCAGATTTCATTTTTTGCAGCACAGAACTCAATTTCTCCACTTCAGTCAACGTCAAACACTGAACAGCAAGCTGCTTTCCAACAGCAGGCTTCAATATCACATATCCAGACCCCTATGCTATCCCAAGAACAGGCACAACCTTCCCAGCAAGGTTTATTTCAGCCTCAGGTGTCCTTGGGCTCCCTTCCACCTAATCCAATGCCTCAAAATCAACAAGGAGCAATTTTCCAGTCACAACACTCAATAGTTGCCATGCAGAATAACTCTTCatcccaggagcagcagcagcaacagcagcagcagcagcagcaacagcagcagcaacagcagcagagCATTTTATTCAGTAATCAGAATACTATGGCTACGATAGCATCTCAAAAGCAACCACCACCAAACATGATATTCAGCCCAAATCAAAATCCAATGGCTAGTCAAGAGCAACAGAGCCAGTCAATTTTTCACCAACAAAGTAATATGGCCCCAATGAATCAAGAACAGCAACCCATGCAATTTCAGAATCAGCCCACAGTTTCCTCACTTCAGAACCCAGGTCCTAATCAATCTGAGTCATCACAGACTTCCTTATTCCATAGCTCTCCTCAGATTCAGTTGGTACAAGGGTCACCTAGTTCTCAAGAGCAGCAAGTAACACTCTTCCTCTCTCCAGCATCCATGTCTGCTCTGCAGACCAGTATAAACCAACAAGAAATGCAGCAGTCTCCTCTTTATTCCCCTCAGAACAACATGCCTGGAATCCAAGGAGCCACATCTTCACCTCAGTCACAAGCTACTTTATTTCACAATACTGCAGGAGGTACAATGAACCAACTACAAAATTCTCCTGGCTCATCTCAGCAGACTTCAGGAATGTTCCTGTTTGGCATTCAGAATA ACTGTAGTCAGCTTTTAACCTCTGGACCAGCTACATTGCCAGATCAGTTGATGGCCATAAGTCAGCCAGGCCAACCACAAAACGAGGGACAGTCACCTGTGACAACACTTCTTTCTCAGCAAATGCCAGAGAGTTCTCCGCTGGCATCTTCTATGAACACCAACCAGAACATCGAAAAGATTGATTTGCTTGTTTCATTACAAAACCAAGGGAACAACTTGACTGGCTCCTTTTAA